TCTTTAACGTGGggttctctcttcttcctcacgcttgtgtgagatcccacatcggttggagagaagaatgaaacattctttataagggtgtggaaacctctccctagtagacacgttttaaaatcctaTCTGATCTGCTCCGCAAAACCTATCTCATTTCAAACCTATACTCAAATTCTTTCACCTAATCACAATATCTCTGAAACATGACAATCTCTCAACGAGTTAAAGCCTATATCCTCGTAGAACAAAAGTATATTGGGCATCCCAATATGTTATTCAAATAATCCAGCCATATGATGGTAGATCTATGTCATAGAGGGTTATTCTACTTAATTGCATTTGAGAATGCATGAAGTAATATGACAGGCACCGAAAAACAACTATATATGACAAAGTGTTAAGATCATTAGCCATTTGAAACATTTCTATGCTGCATCAGGATAAGCGATACTATAATCGACATTTCTGCCCAAACTGTAGAGACATCACGGGAATGCATGTTGACATTCCACAACATAGACACTCGGATGGTTGCATGGACTTTGGAGCCCCAATGGGTCAGCCTAAGTCAGTGTATAGCGCCATATGAACAATACGATGCTAAAAGAGAGCGATATCCTCATATTATGCATGTTAGAGTAAGGTATCTGACAAACAAAGATGAAGCGAAGACTATACTCATTCGATTGGCAGTCAAGATAAGAATCATCAAACCTCTTATGCCCCCTGGAGAAGCCTCTCAATGTTAGTAAATGACGATGGTGCAAGCGTCCAAGGAGCTGCACTTCCGTCTTGAAGACATCGTCATTCAAAGCTCTCAGTTCTTTTACCAATGCAACACTGCCATCTTGAAATTTAGCATTATAAGCAGCACACTGAGGATTGGTATAGACAACTCTGTTGAACCCACCAGTTGCCCTTTTTATTTCCGTGTACGAAAAACGCCTCACGTATAATATTGGCACTGAAATAGAAAGCCAATTGAGTTATATTTAGGTACTTGTTTCCAGACATATAAAAGTACAAGAACATTATTGCAGAAAATAGGTGATGTGATCTAAATCCATAGGATTTAGAGcgctgaaaatgaaaaatgcaGAAACAGACAAACATATCAGCacaaaacataaagaaaaagcCCCTGACGTATGTATAAATGCCGCTAAGTGTATGATTGGGTATAATATCACTCAAATCGATACTAGGTGCCATTAATATGAGCAAGAGCAGCTCATCGACGCCCTTAGAAAATGAGGTGTTGAAATTCGAAAAGTTCATAACATGACGAGAATAAAAGTAAGGAAAATCCTGTAGATTATAACGCAagatttaaaatcatttaaacgTTGAATTCCTCATGTGAAATGCGTTCTTTAGCAATTTTGCTCGTAAAAATATCACGTGAAAGCGCAGTCAACGTTCAATTTCCAAATTCCGATACAGTTCAGAGCCAAACTACAGAGAAGCATCATAATTCAACCACAACAATCAACAATCGTCTCAAAGCCTCACAGAATCCAATGGACCAATTGACCAAATATCATATTTGCTTGAAATTCACCAATgccaacaaaatcaaatatgcGAAACACattacaaatataaacaaacaaaaaaagggcGAAAATCGAAGCGCAGAAGTGAAGTACCAGAACGAGATCGATGAAACCATGCGAGGAGGCGATGCCTGAACCTGTGAATCCAGGGATCCATGGCAGGCAAAATTGAGAACCCTGGTGGGGAAAAATTAATGATGAAACTTCTCCAGCATAATGAATATTGCTACATTCCATTTTGTCGTGGGTGTTTCTCTTATAGACGGTTGGGCAAATCGCACGCTTTATCGGCTGACCTGGGAATTAACAGAAAATGggtgagagagaaatagaaaagCCCTCCTGTCTGTTTGTAGTTGAATTTACCGCTCCAAAAGTTATCGTTACCGCAACTTTATTTGTGGTCATTTccattgctttcttttttatttatttattttaaagtaaattgGAATAAACCTTTTCTTTATGTCTTTtccaaccaacaaaaaaaacaaaaaacaaaataaaatatattccctTCTATGCCACGTTAGTCAATATCTCgttaaaatttacttttctcagtaactttttttattgtgGTGTAAATTGGTTccgtatatttatttatttatttatttaagtttattttcctctacttattttagaaaatatataaatcaaaattcaaactctCTAAGCTTCTTCTCTCCTCTGTTATGCATATATcattaaatacaataatactttttatttttatcaataattatcattttttattcaatatgaTGTGCTgtaattatcaaataatacaCATTTCTCTAtaatttctcaattatttatttcattttaatatttttttttcacgtgGAAAGAataatcaatttcattttgttgatttattACGAACACTCCCACCCTGTTCgtatttcttatatttaaaattttactttaaaatgatccttattaaatttattgaccaaaattccaaaattatattttgtaataaatatatatagtacTCTCGCTAGTATTAAATATATCGTGAGGTTGTGCCGAGTCAAATTATCTCCAAAATTCTTCATTCTAGACTGCTCGAAAGAGGAGGTCTATGATAGAAGCCGAgttttacaataaaataataggaCAAAAGTCTATATTTAAGTCATAAATCAAGGTAGCCAACCTATTTGAAGAGGGTTGTGTACACGAGCCAGCTGAGTTCGTTagaatgaaattatttgagtGTCACGTGAAAGCAATATCGTAAATGTATGAGAGCAATGGACATGctcgatatatatatatgagaaaaaatggaaataaagaaCACAACAAAGGAGCACAAAACGGATTAACGCCACCGAGTATAAGAGAGGAAAAGATGATATAACAATGAACATCATAATGGTACGAAGAAATATGGTCAAGATTTTAAAGCTATCTATAGAAATTAAGGcataattatgaaatgaagGACTTGTTAGAATTTTTGTTGGAGTAGAGAGATCAACTGATCAAGCGCTACGGGGTTTGTGTAGCGGGTCACAGTTACGGGGCGTGCGGATCTACCATGACCCGAACTGGATCGTTCTCATCTAGCATCTCATTTGCTCGAGACGTTGCGGGCTTCGATTTCAATCTGGAGAGGATAACTTGACCAttacagagaaaaaaatcGTATAAGGTACAAAgatattttgttcttgaaattttttgcGTTTGATCGAAACTCTTGCTATACCTGCAATACTACTGTTACGTGTCGTTCTACATGAGATGTTATCGGTCTAGAGCGATGATTTGGCTCGTAGTTGCTCGTCTGCCGCCTCTTCGTCAATGATTTCACGTTTTTCCATAGCTATTTTTATCTGTTAAGGTATTAAAACTGGCGTTAGTGCAAGAGTTGGTGTGTATAATCTTCAGAGAGTCAGCTAGAGGTATCTGGATATGGCGTCACGGCCACTTCAGTTTCAAGAACACTTAAAATTTTGGTCTGTTTTTGATTTGGTTTAAATTATCTGAGTTTGAGAATGCTGTTCCCGAATACTTGGGTTGCGTGGTAGGTTGCAAAAGGAATAATGTTGTATACGAGCTGCCACCATTAGAGAGTGCTTGAAGGCACAGTAGGACCTAAATATGTTTGTTGTAGAGAGGGGCTGGGGTGTTGGTGTTGGTCTTGGGATTGGGAATggtttgttttcaaattttgattgataTGATCTTGAAAATGTCACTTGAACTTGGGAATGGttggatttcaaattttggttaaaatttGGTGGTTTTTACAGGTGGGCGTAACAATGAGACAGCAGGGTCAATATTCTGATTCAGGACTTGGCTCATATTCAGTTTCTCAAATGCATCAAGTTCCCAGTCAAAGGATGGAACAAAGCCACCCTGATCCTTTTGAAGGACGGCTGGAAGCCTTCActccagagagagagaattcaTATCTAGCTTCAAAAAATGAGGATCAATGGAGATGGGAAAGAGATGAGTCGAAGATGCCAAATTCCATGGCCTCTCACATGTTCAACGAAGGCAAGCATTAATAGTGTGTGTATTGCATCCATCACTTATTGTTGCTTGCACCTGTTTTCTTATGAAGTGTTTTATTCTCTTGTACATTACAATATCCCTTTCCTAGACTATGTAAAATAAACCATATTAGGTACTTGTTTATTGATATCAACCTCTTGGTCGATGGCGCAGTTGAGCTATGTTTAGGTTGACTCATTTGATTCTTTTGTTGGTTCTAGTCTACTTGGTTATATGATCTGAAATTCTCACCTGTGCTCCCTAAGCTACATTGAGTATTTTCCTTGGGAAActgaaaagagaaattaacAACATAACTATAATTGCCTTATGGCATTTACACTCTTACAAAGTTTAATTTCACATGATATAGTTCTTGGATATAAGATGATTAGTCAGACCGTTAACGAAAAAGAAATCGTACtattaattcttttagatTCATCATTCCCCATTCAAAAGCTATCAAGGTCAGATGATAGTTGAATTAGCTAGGTATCCACACATGTGGTTATCAAGAATAAAGCGATTAATTGATGCCAAAACAGTATCCATTTCATAATGGTTGGGTGATGTGATATTCCTCATAGTATCAAGCTGTTAATTGTTTATTGACAGAGAGAATTTCTATTCATTgttattctatttcttttttacccTTTCCCTTGTTTATTTTCCCTTTAAGATGTTTATATACTTCTCCCATGCAAAGAATTTCTGCCTTCTCTTGTTAAACGAAGTTTTCAGAATTTCTGGACTGAGAAATATGCTTGTTTAAACATAGGTCAAGGGGGTGATCTCAgaagatcatactttcaaGGTCAGAGACCAAATCCAAAATTGGTTCTTGAGAAAGGAAGCAACAGCGATCTCAGATTTCAATCCCATGGAAAAAACATGGAAAGTAGGTTTGGAGATGGCCTGCTGCCACAGAATTTTGACGGTCTCGAGCAGAAATTCATTGATGACATCATTAACTTTTCCAAGGAACAAAATGATGCAGAGGATGAGGAAAATGCTCGACAT
The Cucurbita pepo subsp. pepo cultivar mu-cu-16 chromosome LG16, ASM280686v2, whole genome shotgun sequence genome window above contains:
- the LOC111776883 gene encoding uncharacterized protein LOC111776883, with translation MRQQGQYSDSGLGSYSVSQMHQVPSQRMEQSHPDPFEGRLEAFTPERENSYLASKNEDQWRWERDESKMPNSMASHMFNEGQGGDLRRSYFQGQRPNPKLVLEKGSNSDLRFQSHGKNMESRFGDGLLPQNFDGLEQKFIDDIINFSKEQNDAEDEENARHRERIIAINSQYEEQLAALRAQHAGRRDELLRRESSARHHQYQKGIRDHYPNGGIGPGNPRGSSGVTTLAASGRAHQNYESEHFNSYRE